In Deinococcus gobiensis I-0, one genomic interval encodes:
- a CDS encoding YhgE/Pip domain-containing protein has translation MGFREDFKRLTPAERSLWRHPMMWVSAAAIAAVPLLYVTIYLGSSLDPYGNLNQLPVALVNLDQGAVRQGKTYDLGADTLRELRRDAAFDYTVFRTEAEAQQAVRSGQAYFSLTIPPEFSRQAVAGDSSQHGLLKFYVSQGSSYFASRVASSFSTTLSERLNRTLGENRWEVVQESLARSEKSLADLRAATTKLRDGAQSLSGGAQKLAAGATRLDDGTRLASSGAAQLAAGAGTLSDGVKSLTGGTARLAGGLRQLEAAAPGAAQLAPLRQGATQVAQGAGALSGGLNDLAQGAGKLATGTGAASSGAAKLSGGTAQLAAQLPRLSQGLGQLAQGADQLSQGAAASGKGAQELATGAGTLGTQLGALAQAAPAPLKSGATAAAGAATQLAQGATALAAGSAQLTQGAATLATRSREAAQGAAAAASGAASLKTGSAQLAAGTAQAAQGASALAAGSKKAAASAQTLAGGAAQVGRGVETLAQGNLKIKKALGDITTQLPKDADLQRLSSGAATLAARSGDLSGGLKTLAQGSGDLREGAASLQSGARQLSAGLSELSARLPAQPDRLGGDPAGLSASVLPVTQTFAPVANNGAGFAPYFLALSLWVGVTLTTFIFPYQQLARSGRGTSQWARALRKAAVPALLVCVQALLVVAGVHALGVEFVHPAQVVVTALASSLTFLALVLALVFLFGAAGRLVALVLLVVQLAASGGSYPVELAPDIFRALHGWLPVTQSVGAFRHAITGAYQGQYPALMLSLAGMFAVSVALWLLGRRRWEFVPDEHFRPLISSPLAAGTDD, from the coding sequence ATGGGATTTCGGGAAGATTTCAAGCGGTTGACCCCCGCCGAGCGCAGCCTGTGGCGTCACCCCATGATGTGGGTGTCGGCGGCGGCCATCGCGGCGGTACCCCTGCTGTACGTGACCATCTACCTGGGCAGTTCGCTCGATCCCTACGGCAACCTCAACCAGTTGCCGGTGGCGCTGGTCAACCTCGACCAGGGCGCGGTCCGCCAGGGCAAGACCTACGACCTGGGGGCCGATACGCTGCGCGAACTGCGCCGGGACGCGGCCTTCGACTACACGGTCTTCCGGACCGAGGCCGAGGCCCAGCAGGCGGTGCGCTCGGGGCAGGCCTATTTCTCGCTCACCATTCCGCCCGAGTTCAGCCGCCAGGCCGTGGCGGGCGACAGCAGCCAGCACGGCCTGCTGAAGTTCTATGTCTCGCAGGGCAGCAGTTATTTCGCCAGCCGGGTGGCCTCCAGCTTCTCCACGACCCTGAGTGAGCGCCTCAACCGCACGCTGGGCGAGAACCGCTGGGAGGTCGTGCAGGAGTCGCTGGCCCGCTCCGAAAAGAGCCTGGCGGACCTGCGCGCCGCCACGACCAAACTGCGCGACGGCGCGCAGAGCCTGAGTGGCGGCGCGCAGAAACTCGCGGCGGGGGCCACGCGCCTGGACGACGGAACCCGGCTGGCCAGCAGCGGCGCGGCGCAGCTCGCGGCGGGGGCAGGCACGCTGTCGGACGGGGTCAAGTCCCTGACCGGGGGCACGGCCCGGCTGGCCGGTGGCCTGCGCCAGCTCGAAGCGGCCGCGCCCGGCGCGGCGCAACTCGCGCCGCTGCGCCAGGGGGCGACCCAGGTCGCGCAGGGGGCCGGGGCGCTGTCAGGTGGCCTGAACGACCTGGCCCAGGGCGCCGGAAAGCTGGCGACCGGGACCGGAGCGGCCAGCAGCGGCGCGGCCAAACTGAGTGGGGGGACGGCGCAGCTCGCCGCCCAGCTGCCCCGGCTGTCGCAGGGGCTGGGGCAACTCGCGCAGGGCGCGGACCAGCTCTCGCAGGGCGCGGCGGCCTCCGGGAAGGGCGCGCAGGAGCTGGCGACCGGCGCAGGCACCCTGGGCACGCAGCTCGGCGCGCTGGCGCAGGCCGCGCCCGCCCCACTGAAGTCGGGAGCCACTGCCGCCGCCGGGGCCGCCACGCAGCTCGCGCAGGGGGCGACGGCGCTGGCCGCAGGCAGTGCCCAGCTCACGCAGGGCGCGGCCACGCTGGCGACCCGTAGCCGTGAGGCGGCGCAGGGCGCGGCCGCCGCGGCCAGCGGCGCGGCCAGCCTGAAGACGGGCAGTGCCCAGCTCGCGGCCGGCACGGCCCAGGCGGCGCAGGGCGCTTCGGCACTGGCCGCCGGAAGCAAGAAGGCGGCGGCCAGCGCGCAGACCCTGGCCGGCGGCGCGGCCCAGGTCGGACGCGGTGTGGAGACGCTCGCCCAGGGCAACCTGAAGATCAAGAAGGCCCTGGGAGACATCACCACGCAGTTGCCGAAGGACGCCGACCTCCAGCGCCTTTCCAGCGGCGCGGCCACCCTGGCGGCCCGCTCGGGCGACCTGTCCGGCGGCCTGAAGACGCTCGCGCAGGGCAGCGGCGATCTGCGCGAGGGGGCCGCCAGTCTCCAGAGCGGCGCGCGGCAGCTGTCGGCGGGCCTCTCGGAACTCTCGGCGCGGCTGCCTGCCCAACCCGACCGTCTGGGCGGCGACCCGGCCGGCCTGAGCGCCAGCGTGCTGCCGGTCACGCAGACCTTCGCCCCGGTCGCCAACAACGGCGCAGGCTTCGCGCCCTATTTCCTGGCGCTGAGCCTGTGGGTCGGGGTCACGCTGACCACCTTCATCTTCCCGTACCAGCAGCTCGCGCGCAGCGGCCGGGGCACCTCGCAGTGGGCGCGCGCGCTGCGCAAGGCGGCCGTGCCCGCGCTGCTGGTGTGCGTGCAGGCGCTGCTGGTCGTGGCGGGGGTCCACGCGCTGGGCGTCGAATTCGTGCATCCGGCGCAGGTGGTCGTGACGGCGCTCGCCTCCAGCCTGACCTTCCTGGCCCTGGTGCTGGCGCTGGTGTTCCTGTTCGGCGCGGCGGGCCGCCTCGTGGCGCTGGTGCTGCTCGTCGTGCAGCTCGCGGCCTCGGGCGGCAGCTACCCGGTCGAACTCGCGCCGGACATCTTCCGCGCGCTGCACGGCTGGCTGCCGGTCACGCAGAGCGTAGGGGCCTTCCGGCACGCCATCACGGGGGCCTACCAGGGCCAGTATCCGGCGCTGATGCTCTCGCTGGCCGGCATGTTCGCCGTGAGCGTGGCGCTGTGGCTGCTGGGCCGTCGCCGCTGGGAATTCGTGCCCGACGAACACTTCCGGCCGCTGATCTCCTCGCCGCTGGCTGCGGGCACGGACGACTGA